One Limisphaerales bacterium DNA window includes the following coding sequences:
- a CDS encoding MBL fold metallo-hydrolase, giving the protein MRVTNLNPADTIGASAWLVETGGHTILLDAGTHPGMEGAEGLPRYSQVADAEVEAIALSHCHHDHCGSLPVALRHFPRARVLMTEPSYFIVERVLHNSVNVMKRQRVEQGIWEYPLYSHEEIDEFSYLFQGFKYGHVEPWGAFASEGDSPTLSFHHAGHVLGSAGIRVAHRKESLFYSGDVCFHDQTLSPKADFDGVKANVLILETTRGNTETPKGFTRDEEAKRFLDAIRAGLERNAGVLVPVFALGRTQEVLGMLALAMQRGELRKQPVYIGGLGRVFTEIYDLVSGRAPNRRPDLNLHEALDLRVLERRDLNKIKLDGQLFVITAGMMSEHTAAHELAVRMAPVENHAIHFVGYAAPDTPAGRLRAAARGEMFHFSDSGGTLARHCEMECYDLTAHAEREELVEFAVRLNPRTVLLGHGEPEARDWMEQTLRDRLPKLIIHQPAPGEMVEV; this is encoded by the coding sequence CCGGCACGCATCCGGGCATGGAAGGTGCCGAAGGATTACCCCGTTATTCGCAGGTGGCCGATGCCGAAGTGGAGGCCATCGCGCTTTCCCATTGCCATCACGATCACTGCGGCTCGCTGCCCGTTGCGCTCCGGCACTTTCCCCGCGCGCGGGTGTTGATGACGGAGCCGAGCTATTTCATCGTGGAACGCGTGCTGCACAATTCAGTAAACGTGATGAAACGCCAGCGCGTGGAGCAGGGCATTTGGGAGTACCCGCTGTACAGCCACGAGGAAATCGATGAGTTCTCCTATTTGTTCCAGGGCTTTAAATATGGTCACGTGGAGCCGTGGGGCGCGTTCGCGAGCGAAGGGGATTCGCCCACGCTGTCCTTCCACCACGCCGGACACGTGCTGGGCTCCGCGGGCATACGCGTGGCGCACCGGAAGGAAAGTTTGTTTTATTCAGGCGACGTGTGTTTCCACGACCAAACCCTTTCGCCCAAGGCGGATTTCGATGGCGTGAAAGCGAATGTGCTCATTTTGGAAACCACCCGCGGCAACACTGAAACACCCAAAGGCTTCACGCGTGACGAAGAAGCGAAGCGTTTTTTAGACGCCATCCGCGCCGGGCTCGAGCGCAACGCTGGCGTGCTCGTGCCGGTATTTGCCCTCGGCCGCACGCAGGAAGTTTTGGGAATGCTCGCGCTGGCCATGCAACGCGGCGAGCTGCGCAAGCAGCCCGTTTACATTGGCGGACTCGGTCGAGTGTTCACGGAAATTTATGACCTCGTCTCCGGGCGCGCGCCCAATCGGCGGCCGGATTTAAATCTACATGAGGCGCTGGATCTTCGCGTACTCGAGCGGCGGGATCTGAACAAAATCAAACTCGACGGCCAGCTCTTCGTCATCACCGCCGGTATGATGAGCGAGCACACGGCAGCCCACGAACTGGCGGTGCGCATGGCACCGGTCGAAAATCACGCCATTCACTTCGTCGGCTACGCCGCGCCGGACACCCCCGCAGGCCGACTCCGCGCCGCCGCTCGCGGTGAAATGTTTCACTTCAGCGACAGCGGCGGCACATTAGCGCGCCATTGCGAAATGGAATGCTACGACCTCACCGCCCACGCCGAGCGTGAGGAGTTGGTGGAATTCGCCGTACGCCTCAACCCGCGAACCGTCCTCCTCGGCCACGGCGAACCCGAGGCCCGCGATTGGATGGAGCAAACCCTGCGCGATCGCCTGCCGAAATTAATCATCCATCAACCCGCGCCAGGTGAAATGGTGGAGGTGTGA